The Congregibacter litoralis KT71 genome contains a region encoding:
- a CDS encoding spondin domain-containing protein — translation MKKTFGSFAVVAAITAAAAPASATQFDVEIINLTRGSYFTPFLVAAHVSDASLFTSGEPASASLQAMAEGGDISALVADVDAINATVVANPAEGLLAPGQRTSAMLNTDDAPDNTRLSIVAMILPSNDGFMGLNSIEIPTEPGRYVYSVNAYDSGTEGNDEVVGSGAPGEPGYPAPPPVLAASGSGGTGIAATAEGFVHIHRNVLGDDTLTGGSSDIDNRVHRWLNPVVRVVVTVN, via the coding sequence ATGAAAAAGACCTTTGGATCATTTGCGGTAGTTGCCGCAATCACCGCTGCCGCCGCCCCGGCCAGCGCCACTCAATTCGACGTTGAGATCATCAACCTCACCCGCGGCAGCTATTTCACGCCGTTCCTCGTTGCAGCCCATGTGTCCGATGCAAGCCTGTTCACCAGCGGAGAACCCGCCAGTGCCAGTCTTCAGGCGATGGCGGAAGGTGGCGATATCTCAGCCCTGGTAGCCGATGTCGACGCTATCAACGCAACTGTCGTCGCGAACCCAGCTGAGGGTCTCCTGGCGCCGGGACAGCGAACCAGCGCCATGCTCAACACTGATGACGCACCGGACAATACCCGTCTATCCATCGTCGCCATGATCCTCCCCAGCAATGACGGATTTATGGGCCTCAATTCAATTGAAATACCAACGGAGCCCGGCCGCTACGTTTACAGCGTGAATGCCTATGATTCGGGTACCGAAGGCAACGACGAGGTCGTCGGAAGCGGAGCACCGGGTGAACCCGGATACCCGGCCCCACCGCCGGTACTTGCTGCCAGTGGCAGCGGTGGCACGGGCATAGCGGCAACGGCCGAAGGCTTTGTACACATCCACCGTAACGTCCTGGGCGACGACACCCTCACTGGGGGTAGCAGCGATATAGACAACAGGGTTCATCGCTGGCTGAACCCCGTGGTGCGCGTCGTTGTAACAGTTAACTAG
- a CDS encoding alpha/beta hydrolase, translated as MQPLMPTPVLFSELGFSPLDHVPEEQRWTPRRVYYATTRQRINDMQRIDYGNDEGSRTALGMTLIGFGTPQLSWSDLSEYSRTEERSSAVDLAVSGLMEIGAYTPGTETSDARDETGSLAWLMRDMNASIEASRDDDLLIYVHGAKVNFYNASAFAAQLDHFMGRDMTSLAFSWPTRQNIIAYGGGGDVRRAYRAAPALTSLLEELAKNSKARRIHIVCWSAGGRVVTAALKDLYERHQAPGVDLREKFRLGTVYYAAADVPAEEFFDALPALDSVSSRVVVTVSSKDGALNMAQLFMGGGTRIGQRNQEISADELEQLMATERLEVVDVSRDWEGRGFDITGHRYWFDHPWASTDVVLSVRSDFTPEERGLAPTNLDLLWKIPSDYPERLRQSLTREEIQLRADDF; from the coding sequence GTGCAACCGCTGATGCCGACACCGGTGCTGTTTTCTGAACTCGGCTTCAGCCCCCTTGACCACGTGCCAGAGGAGCAGCGCTGGACGCCGAGGCGCGTGTACTACGCTACGACCCGCCAACGCATCAACGATATGCAGCGCATCGATTACGGTAATGACGAGGGATCCAGAACTGCTTTGGGTATGACCCTTATCGGCTTTGGAACCCCACAGCTTTCGTGGTCTGATCTTAGCGAGTACTCCCGCACGGAAGAGCGCTCAAGCGCGGTGGACCTCGCTGTTTCCGGGCTGATGGAAATCGGCGCCTACACCCCCGGCACAGAAACCAGCGACGCTAGGGATGAGACCGGCTCCCTGGCGTGGCTGATGAGGGATATGAACGCCTCCATAGAAGCATCGCGCGATGATGATCTTCTGATCTACGTTCACGGCGCAAAGGTCAATTTTTACAATGCCAGCGCCTTCGCTGCGCAACTCGATCACTTCATGGGTCGTGATATGACCTCCCTGGCATTCTCTTGGCCCACGCGACAGAACATCATCGCCTATGGCGGTGGCGGTGACGTAAGACGGGCCTACCGGGCCGCGCCCGCCCTGACCTCCCTTCTTGAGGAACTGGCGAAAAACTCCAAAGCCCGGCGTATTCATATCGTCTGCTGGAGCGCGGGAGGCCGCGTGGTTACCGCCGCACTCAAAGACCTCTACGAGCGCCACCAGGCACCCGGCGTCGATCTCAGGGAAAAGTTCCGTCTCGGGACGGTGTATTACGCGGCGGCGGATGTACCCGCAGAAGAGTTTTTTGACGCCTTACCGGCATTGGATAGCGTCAGTTCTCGGGTCGTCGTCACGGTATCCTCCAAAGATGGCGCTCTGAATATGGCACAGCTGTTTATGGGTGGCGGCACGCGCATCGGCCAGCGAAATCAGGAGATCAGCGCCGATGAACTGGAGCAGCTCATGGCCACGGAGCGATTGGAAGTCGTGGACGTTTCTCGCGACTGGGAGGGTCGGGGATTTGATATTACCGGTCACCGCTACTGGTTCGACCACCCCTGGGCCAGTACCGATGTCGTGTTGTCCGTACGCAGCGACTTTACGCCCGAAGAGCGCGGACTTGCTCCTACGAATCTCGATTTGCTCTGGAAAATCCCGTCTGACTATCCCGAGCGTTTGCGTCAAAGCCTGACCCGGGAGGAGATTCAACTTCGCGCGGATGATTTTTGA